The following proteins come from a genomic window of Gammaproteobacteria bacterium:
- a CDS encoding HAD-IIB family hydrolase: MSAKKSGSRGGLYIVLISVHGLIRGREPELGRDADTGGQVTYVVELARALAALPDVWRVDLLTRQIFDAKVGTDYAQPVEAISENANIVRIPFGPRRYLRKETLWPYLDCFVDNTLKHFRSVGRLPDLIHTHYADAGYVGAHLSSLLGVPLMHTGHSLGRVKRERLREKGLDDQAIESRYNIGRRVEAEEAVLAAANLVLASTRQEVEEQYAMYEHYRPERMFVNPPGTDIERFHPPQRGERFDDLQAMLSRFLANPKKPIVLAISRPDERKNITSLVRAFGENRRLREMSNLVIVAGTRHDIVNMDKGSREVLNDVLLLIDYYDLYGQVAYPKHVDSEDVPRVYRLAASTRGVFINPALTEPFGLTLIEAASSGLPIVATHDGGPQDIVHFCKNGELIDPLDIPRMGEVLVEMLSDRERWKKLSDNGVKGARQYFSWRGHAENYVSHIKKLIGPRRSGRSTAELWRRLPFNDRALISDIDNTLIGDRASLRELLSVLKAHRDKVSFGVATGRRVELTLEALREWSVPVPDVMITSVGTEIYYGPNLTPDKGWAQHIDYRWEPERLRQLLDELPGLDLQPQVDQRRFKVSYFVDVGRAPPMDEIRGLLRKHDLYANVIFSHNAFLDLLPERATKGHAVRYFASKWGIPIEHVMVAGDSGNDEDMLRGSTLGVVVGNHSGELDHLRRYKRVFFAGRSYAGGIVEAFKHYDFLGRCNLPERSRREGDRNED; the protein is encoded by the coding sequence GTGAGCGCAAAGAAATCCGGCAGTAGAGGCGGTTTATACATCGTATTGATCAGTGTTCATGGCCTGATTCGAGGCCGTGAACCCGAACTCGGTCGGGATGCCGATACCGGCGGGCAGGTGACCTATGTGGTCGAACTCGCCCGGGCACTGGCCGCTCTCCCCGATGTCTGGCGGGTCGACCTGCTGACCCGTCAGATCTTTGATGCCAAGGTCGGCACGGATTACGCGCAGCCCGTTGAGGCTATCTCCGAAAACGCCAACATCGTCCGCATCCCTTTCGGCCCGCGCCGCTACCTGCGCAAGGAAACGCTCTGGCCCTACCTGGACTGTTTCGTCGACAACACGCTTAAGCATTTCCGCAGCGTCGGCAGGTTGCCCGACCTGATTCATACCCACTACGCCGACGCTGGTTACGTCGGCGCGCATTTGTCCAGCCTGCTGGGCGTGCCGCTGATGCACACCGGTCATTCGCTGGGGCGCGTCAAGCGCGAACGGCTGCGGGAAAAGGGGTTGGATGACCAAGCCATCGAGTCGCGCTACAACATCGGCCGGCGCGTCGAGGCGGAGGAAGCAGTGCTGGCGGCGGCGAATCTCGTCCTGGCCAGCACCCGACAGGAAGTCGAGGAACAATACGCCATGTACGAACATTACCGTCCGGAACGCATGTTCGTGAACCCGCCGGGAACGGACATAGAGCGTTTTCATCCACCGCAGCGCGGCGAACGCTTTGATGATTTGCAGGCGATGCTGTCGCGCTTCCTGGCCAATCCCAAAAAACCGATCGTGTTGGCCATCTCGCGGCCGGACGAGCGCAAGAACATCACCAGCCTGGTGCGCGCCTTTGGCGAAAACCGCCGCCTGCGCGAAATGAGCAACCTGGTCATCGTCGCCGGCACCCGTCACGACATCGTCAACATGGACAAGGGCTCGCGCGAGGTGCTCAACGATGTCCTGTTGCTGATCGATTATTACGACCTGTACGGCCAGGTCGCCTACCCCAAGCATGTCGACAGCGAGGATGTACCGCGTGTGTATCGGTTGGCCGCCAGTACCCGCGGTGTATTCATCAATCCGGCCCTGACCGAACCGTTCGGGCTCACGCTGATCGAAGCGGCCTCCAGCGGACTGCCCATCGTCGCCACACATGACGGCGGCCCCCAGGATATCGTGCATTTCTGCAAGAACGGCGAGCTCATCGACCCGCTCGACATTCCCCGTATGGGCGAGGTGCTGGTGGAGATGCTGAGCGACAGGGAGCGCTGGAAGAAACTTTCGGACAACGGGGTCAAGGGCGCCCGCCAGTATTTTTCATGGCGGGGACATGCCGAGAACTATGTCTCCCACATCAAGAAGCTGATCGGGCCGCGCCGCAGCGGGCGCAGCACGGCCGAACTCTGGCGCCGTCTCCCGTTCAACGACCGCGCGCTGATCTCCGATATCGACAATACCCTGATCGGGGATCGTGCCTCGTTGCGCGAACTGCTGTCGGTTCTCAAGGCGCATCGCGACAAGGTGTCCTTCGGTGTGGCGACGGGCAGGCGTGTGGAACTGACCCTCGAGGCGTTGCGGGAATGGTCGGTGCCGGTGCCCGACGTCATGATCACGTCGGTGGGCACCGAGATCTACTATGGTCCCAATCTGACCCCGGACAAGGGGTGGGCGCAGCACATCGACTACCGCTGGGAGCCCGAACGACTGCGCCAGTTACTGGATGAGTTGCCCGGCCTGGATCTGCAGCCGCAGGTCGACCAGCGTCGTTTCAAGGTGAGTTACTTCGTCGATGTCGGCCGCGCCCCGCCCATGGATGAGATTCGTGGTTTGCTGCGCAAGCACGACCTGTACGCGAACGTGATCTTTTCACATAACGCCTTCCTGGACCTGCTGCCCGAACGGGCCACCAAGGGGCACGCGGTACGTTATTTCGCTTCCAAGTGGGGCATCCCCATCGAACATGTGATGGTCGCCGGCGATTCGGGCAACGACGAAGACATGCTGCGGGGCAGCACGCTCGGGGTGGTGGTAGGCAATCATTCCGGCGAGCTCGATCACCTGCGTCGCTACAAGCGGGTGTTCTTCGCGGGGCGCTCCTATGCCGGCGGTATCGTCGAGGCCTTCAAGCACTACGACTTTCTGGGGCGCTGCAACCTGCCCGAGCGGAGCCGGCGGGAGGGCGACAGGAACGAGGATTGA
- a CDS encoding glycoside hydrolase 100 family protein, giving the protein MSDAKQSAHKLLADSVIYYQGEPVGTVASLDRNAPAENYAECFVRDFVPSALFYLQDGKPDIVRNFLSLTLQTRDMQEELEGHRHLPRVMPASFKVTEDENGNETLSVDFGDRAIGRVAPVDSMMWWLLLLQAYVSKTGDTEFMVQDQVQRGIRMIVNIFLQDRFEVFPTLLVPDGSFMIDRRMGVYGHPLEIQALFFGALNAARFLLDKDNEHHRYLSDALDKRLQALVEYVRHYYWVDFARLNEIHRYETEIFGHESENILNIYPDSVPTWVLEWLPEDAGYLVGNLGPGRMDFRFFSFGNLLAIIFGLATPEQSDRILDVFEGRWDDLIGRMPVKILYPALEGPEWSLLTGSDPKNVPWSYHNGGNWPALLWAFVAAALRRGRRSLAGKAFELAEHRLSYNSWPEYFDGINGRLIGRRANFQQVWSATSFLLADMVLKNPDSMMELGWSRQQEE; this is encoded by the coding sequence TTGTCCGACGCAAAACAATCTGCACACAAACTGCTGGCCGATTCCGTGATCTACTACCAGGGTGAACCGGTAGGAACGGTCGCGAGTCTGGACCGTAACGCCCCCGCGGAGAATTACGCCGAATGCTTCGTGCGTGATTTCGTTCCTTCCGCCCTGTTTTACCTCCAGGACGGGAAACCGGACATCGTCCGCAACTTTCTGAGCCTCACGCTCCAGACCCGCGATATGCAGGAGGAGCTGGAAGGGCACCGGCATCTGCCGCGCGTCATGCCCGCGAGTTTCAAGGTCACCGAGGACGAAAACGGCAACGAAACGCTGTCGGTGGATTTCGGCGACCGCGCCATCGGCCGCGTCGCACCGGTGGACTCCATGATGTGGTGGCTGTTGCTGCTGCAGGCCTATGTCAGCAAGACCGGCGATACCGAGTTCATGGTGCAGGACCAGGTGCAGCGCGGTATCCGCATGATCGTCAACATCTTCCTGCAGGACCGTTTCGAGGTCTTCCCGACGCTGCTGGTGCCGGATGGCTCGTTCATGATCGACCGGCGCATGGGCGTCTACGGCCACCCGCTCGAGATCCAGGCCTTGTTCTTCGGCGCCCTCAACGCGGCCCGGTTCCTGCTGGACAAGGACAACGAACATCACCGCTATCTGTCCGATGCGCTGGACAAACGTCTCCAAGCGCTTGTCGAGTACGTACGCCACTACTATTGGGTGGATTTTGCGCGGCTTAACGAAATACATCGCTACGAGACCGAAATCTTCGGCCACGAGAGCGAGAACATCCTGAATATCTATCCGGACAGCGTGCCCACCTGGGTGCTGGAATGGCTGCCCGAGGATGCGGGCTATCTGGTCGGTAACCTGGGTCCCGGGCGGATGGATTTTCGCTTCTTTTCCTTCGGCAACCTGCTCGCGATCATTTTCGGGCTGGCCACGCCGGAGCAGTCGGACCGTATTCTGGACGTCTTCGAGGGACGCTGGGACGACCTGATCGGGCGTATGCCGGTGAAGATTCTGTACCCCGCCCTGGAAGGTCCCGAATGGAGCCTGCTTACCGGCTCCGACCCCAAGAACGTGCCGTGGTCCTATCACAACGGCGGCAACTGGCCGGCGCTGCTGTGGGCCTTCGTCGCGGCGGCGCTGCGCAGGGGGCGGCGGAGTCTGGCCGGGAAGGCCTTTGAGCTCGCCGAGCACCGTTTGTCCTATAACAGTTGGCCGGAGTATTTCGACGGCATCAACGGCCGTCTCATCGGGCGGCGTGCGAATTTTCAGCAGGTCTGGTCGGCCACCTCATTTCTGCTGGCCGATATGGTGCTGAAGAACCCGGACTCCATGATGGAGCTCGGCTGGAGTCGACAACAAGAAGAATAA
- a CDS encoding homoserine O-acetyltransferase — translation MSASIFEQSLAAAPAVVIPSATRVVRLPDPLPMKLGGVLEAVDMAYESWGEPNGANTVLLFTGLSPSAHAASSPEDPEPGWWEDMIGPGRALDTGRFHVVCVNSLGSCFGSSGPASPDPATGRVYGTDFPELSLEDVALAARRLLDVLGIEHLHTVMGASMGGMSALAFARANPERFDNLSLISTAAVPSAYAIALRSLQREIVRSDPAWQKGAYPPGAGPRQGMCLARKLGMTTYRAAEEWEQRFGHKRIDALRRRAVPFAMEFEVESYLEHQAQKFCDQFDANCYLYLSRAVDRFDLCEDGCDVTELFAGAAPRHVQIIGVHTDTLFPPSQQAWLSEAFGRAGAQVDVRVLDCLQGHDAFLVDTEQFGRIIGEFFAAL, via the coding sequence ATGTCCGCATCCATATTCGAACAATCACTGGCCGCCGCGCCGGCCGTTGTCATTCCCTCCGCGACGCGGGTGGTGCGTCTGCCCGACCCCTTGCCCATGAAGCTTGGCGGGGTGCTGGAGGCGGTCGACATGGCCTACGAGTCGTGGGGCGAGCCGAACGGCGCCAATACCGTTCTCCTGTTCACCGGGCTTTCGCCGAGCGCCCATGCCGCCTCGTCGCCCGAGGATCCGGAGCCCGGCTGGTGGGAGGACATGATCGGCCCGGGGCGGGCGCTGGATACCGGGCGCTTTCATGTGGTGTGCGTGAATTCGCTGGGGAGCTGCTTCGGCTCCTCGGGTCCCGCGTCTCCGGATCCGGCGACCGGCCGGGTCTACGGGACGGATTTCCCCGAGCTTTCCCTGGAGGATGTCGCGCTGGCCGCGCGCCGGCTGCTGGACGTGCTCGGCATCGAACATCTGCATACCGTCATGGGCGCCTCCATGGGGGGTATGAGCGCGCTGGCCTTTGCGCGCGCCAACCCTGAAAGGTTCGACAATCTGTCGCTGATCTCCACGGCCGCCGTGCCTTCGGCCTACGCCATTGCCCTGCGCTCCCTGCAACGCGAGATCGTGCGCAGCGACCCGGCCTGGCAGAAAGGGGCCTACCCGCCGGGTGCCGGCCCGCGCCAGGGCATGTGCCTGGCGCGCAAGCTGGGTATGACGACCTACCGCGCCGCCGAGGAGTGGGAGCAGCGGTTCGGGCACAAGCGCATCGATGCCCTGCGGCGCCGCGCCGTACCCTTCGCCATGGAGTTCGAGGTGGAATCCTATCTCGAACATCAGGCGCAGAAGTTCTGCGACCAGTTCGATGCCAACTGCTACCTGTATCTGTCGCGTGCGGTGGACCGTTTCGATCTGTGCGAGGACGGTTGCGACGTCACCGAGTTGTTCGCCGGGGCCGCGCCGCGTCATGTACAGATCATCGGCGTGCATACCGACACACTGTTTCCGCCGTCACAGCAGGCATGGCTGAGCGAGGCCTTCGGGCGCGCCGGGGCGCAGGTCGATGTCAGGGTCCTGGACTGCCTGCAGGGCCACGATGCCTTTCTGGTGGATACCGAGCAATTCGGACGCATAATCGGCGAGTTCTTTGCCGCGCTTTAG
- a CDS encoding DUF3301 domain-containing protein, translated as MAGSETTLLLVVLALAAVGWFWYDSLRAREHAITASLRLCRDMDLQFLDETVGLVGLRLRRDPAGTVRWQRVYGFEFCLPDGRQRFPGRVVMLGPWVERLWLDHPAGEVIVPSRGPRA; from the coding sequence TTGGCGGGCAGTGAGACGACCTTGCTGCTAGTCGTGCTGGCGCTGGCCGCCGTGGGCTGGTTCTGGTACGACAGCCTGCGTGCGCGCGAACACGCCATCACGGCCAGCCTGCGCCTGTGCCGCGACATGGACTTGCAGTTCCTGGACGAGACGGTGGGCCTGGTGGGCCTGCGTTTGCGGCGCGACCCGGCGGGGACGGTGAGGTGGCAGCGCGTGTACGGCTTCGAGTTCTGCCTGCCGGACGGGCGCCAGCGGTTTCCCGGCCGCGTGGTCATGCTGGGTCCCTGGGTCGAACGGTTGTGGCTGGATCATCCCGCCGGCGAGGTGATCGTGCCCAGCCGCGGGCCGCGCGCATGA